One stretch of Methanobrevibacter ruminantium DNA includes these proteins:
- a CDS encoding MutS-related protein: MEGAQLQNIKGIGDKLSQKIIDELGGEDELNQVIENLDLERLINIEGISQRKAIEIMNQLIGNPAQKFLKSDRAIQLYDEIIEKIVSYSNTSYAKNRILLLAPIKDEEIIEERLNFVMNAKEKVSELPLYELDRLMKHLNEPKQSKPNYDASKAILVESNEDADYLMDLGLNRYYTILTASDSPFFQEELRGYELIYYIYTEGFLDLGDMPNLIMINKDAPIYQLVPEVILDYFKENRDLFERVSKIKAILGEETVLNDIGPILDELESYKTKEVDLDEIVNNEKRYIDHELKERIQNIDLEGDEVLDLLNNALPPKLEEIFNEILSKSKETIKLESGIDFDPFIRKYPIEIDDMEMERVKTEILSNSENNYFDKKSTAAEQLASIKEDAEREVSDIIKFDYEYALGSFAYLYDLNKPEFTNEYDLNQALHLNLCLRERTINEEIQRVDYKLNEEENIALLTGANSGGKTTLLETISQIAILGQMGLPVPAKSAKIKLLDEIYHFSKKRSLDAGAFESFLNVFMPIVTSDSEKLVLLDELEGITELEAAVKIISSFIEMIEESNSFAIIVTHMANELMKYTDIRVDGIEATGLDENYNLIVDRTPKMNYLAKSTPELIIKRMYNNSPPELKKVYGKILEKF, from the coding sequence ATGGAAGGAGCACAATTACAAAACATTAAGGGAATTGGAGATAAATTATCCCAAAAGATCATTGATGAGTTAGGAGGGGAAGATGAATTAAATCAAGTTATTGAAAACCTTGATTTAGAGAGATTGATCAATATTGAGGGAATCAGCCAAAGGAAAGCCATTGAAATAATGAATCAATTAATCGGAAATCCTGCTCAAAAATTCTTGAAAAGCGATAGGGCAATCCAACTTTACGATGAAATCATTGAAAAGATTGTAAGCTATTCAAATACAAGTTATGCCAAAAACAGAATTTTGCTCCTTGCTCCTATAAAAGATGAGGAAATCATCGAAGAGAGATTGAATTTTGTAATGAATGCTAAAGAAAAGGTAAGCGAATTGCCTCTATATGAATTGGATAGGCTAATGAAACACTTGAATGAACCAAAGCAATCCAAACCTAATTATGATGCAAGCAAAGCCATTCTTGTAGAAAGCAATGAAGATGCTGATTATTTAATGGACCTTGGATTGAACAGATACTACACAATATTGACCGCATCAGATTCGCCATTCTTCCAGGAAGAATTGAGAGGATATGAATTAATCTATTACATTTACACTGAAGGATTCCTTGACTTAGGAGATATGCCTAATCTAATCATGATAAATAAGGATGCTCCTATCTATCAGCTTGTGCCTGAAGTGATTTTAGACTACTTTAAGGAAAACAGAGATTTATTCGAAAGAGTTTCAAAAATCAAAGCAATATTAGGGGAAGAAACTGTCCTAAATGATATTGGACCTATACTTGATGAACTTGAATCATATAAAACAAAAGAAGTTGATTTGGATGAAATTGTTAATAATGAGAAGAGATATATAGACCATGAGTTAAAAGAAAGGATTCAAAACATTGACCTTGAAGGAGATGAAGTTCTCGACTTATTAAACAATGCTTTACCACCAAAACTAGAAGAAATATTTAACGAAATTTTAAGTAAATCAAAGGAAACTATCAAGTTGGAAAGCGGTATTGATTTTGACCCATTCATCAGGAAGTATCCGATTGAAATCGATGATATGGAAATGGAAAGGGTGAAGACAGAAATCCTTTCAAATTCTGAAAACAATTACTTTGATAAGAAGAGCACTGCTGCAGAACAATTGGCATCCATTAAGGAAGATGCTGAAAGGGAAGTCAGTGATATAATCAAGTTTGACTATGAATACGCTTTAGGCAGCTTTGCTTATCTTTATGACTTGAACAAGCCGGAGTTCACAAATGAATATGACCTTAATCAAGCATTGCACTTGAACTTATGCCTAAGGGAAAGGACCATTAATGAAGAAATCCAAAGAGTGGATTATAAGTTGAATGAAGAGGAAAACATTGCACTATTGACTGGAGCAAACAGTGGAGGTAAAACCACATTGCTTGAAACAATCAGCCAAATAGCCATTCTTGGACAGATGGGACTTCCTGTTCCAGCCAAATCCGCTAAGATAAAATTGTTAGATGAGATCTATCACTTTTCCAAAAAGAGATCATTGGATGCAGGAGCTTTTGAATCATTCCTCAATGTATTCATGCCAATCGTTACAAGCGATAGCGAGAAACTGGTTCTCCTTGACGAACTTGAAGGAATTACAGAATTGGAAGCGGCTGTAAAGATCATTTCCAGTTTCATAGAAATGATTGAGGAAAGCAATTCCTTTGCAATCATTGTAACCCACATGGCAAATGAACTAATGAAATACACAGACATTCGTGTAGATGGAATTGA
- a CDS encoding U32 family peptidase has translation MKLPELLAPVGSAEHLKLAILSGANSIYLSGENFGARKFAENFTVPEIREAVKYAHLHNVKVYVTVNILIKEGELEKVSNYLLELYKIGVDAVLIQDVGIVKIINENIPKLAIHASTQMNLHNIEGIKWASEHNIKRVVLPRETEMNELKEIIDYAHSLGIEIEIFAHGALCYSYSGHCLLSSMQGGRSGNRGTCAQPCREKYELNINKGKKINPKNEGDYLLSPRDLSLFEHLDEIVNLEVDSIKIEGRIRSNDYVATVIKNYRKRLNKLRYDKTSQALNRNIKELERKSKGKKGRSTDLKKAQDKENIAKLKEEQKLQNLESLEELELVFNREFTTGHLIPKNNPMIMNRKKPGHQGLYIGKIHRYNPQTEEIHILLRDNLIHIPEKGDGILIETNPNLENDNNRNNSENSSKDNKRSKTKQDKRAKRKEKRTRKEINRNNQDNQGNQNNGFIQTYGFDISSKPVLKDSKDKHWRKREKDKDIEGKLLVIKRVRENRRLNFPLPKGSKVYLTKKNSLLNEVKDLHHKKENHYIKKSLLELYFRIDSDNYPHLKGNLKLDNGHVITLKIKGENPWEEAIKKPISNETIKKQLLKIGDLPYYIEKITINNNKSLFSPISEINELRRRFFNELEEEIINSYKPKEEDVKIAEENINSLNENLRKRIDLKSKVENSVEDYKLSAYINSLEILKGLNKEKESVFDRIYLEIPPNKDFEEISQDIIENKSLQEHELNISYCVNFLKESLEISKDQNYKLIWKLPDIAHKQSKESIIKIMGILKKMNLHIDIMTSLIGLDDSLKDKFDVELYGNYPINAYNIETVLELNNYKALSISPEIYKENIKDLMEDYYKELSKDTALPELELLVHGNIESMITRKELVSKKQLKLISKYNQKQRKLNKNFKESEYYIDSNEYYLKNRRDQYYPIKTNLNEDHIIILNCEELCLIDEIDYLKSIGISSFSIDARWKSLNYINDIGKVYRDIVDSENNINESKKIIDKHCPDLTKANFEKGLK, from the coding sequence ATGAAATTACCTGAATTATTGGCACCGGTAGGATCTGCAGAGCATTTGAAGCTTGCAATATTGTCTGGTGCAAATTCCATTTACTTATCTGGAGAGAATTTCGGAGCAAGGAAATTTGCAGAAAACTTCACAGTTCCAGAAATAAGGGAAGCAGTAAAATATGCTCATTTGCATAATGTAAAGGTTTATGTTACTGTCAATATCCTAATCAAGGAAGGAGAATTGGAAAAAGTGTCAAATTACCTTTTGGAATTATATAAGATAGGTGTTGATGCAGTTCTTATCCAAGATGTCGGCATTGTAAAAATCATTAATGAAAACATTCCTAAACTAGCGATTCATGCTTCAACCCAAATGAACCTCCACAACATTGAAGGAATCAAATGGGCATCAGAACACAACATAAAAAGAGTTGTTCTTCCAAGAGAAACTGAAATGAATGAATTGAAAGAGATTATCGATTATGCACATTCACTTGGAATTGAAATAGAGATATTTGCACACGGTGCTCTTTGTTACAGCTATTCCGGACATTGCTTACTATCCTCAATGCAAGGTGGAAGAAGCGGAAACAGAGGAACTTGCGCTCAACCATGCAGGGAAAAATATGAATTGAACATCAACAAAGGCAAAAAGATCAATCCTAAAAATGAAGGGGATTACCTTTTATCTCCGAGAGACCTTTCATTGTTTGAGCATCTTGATGAAATAGTCAATCTTGAAGTTGACAGCATAAAGATTGAAGGCAGAATAAGAAGCAATGATTATGTTGCAACTGTTATCAAGAACTATAGAAAAAGACTAAATAAATTGAGATACGACAAAACAAGCCAAGCACTGAACAGAAACATCAAGGAATTGGAAAGAAAAAGCAAAGGGAAAAAGGGAAGAAGCACTGATTTGAAAAAGGCACAGGACAAGGAAAATATAGCCAAACTTAAAGAAGAGCAGAAACTCCAAAACCTTGAATCCCTTGAAGAGCTTGAATTGGTATTCAACAGAGAGTTTACAACCGGCCATCTTATTCCTAAAAACAATCCTATGATAATGAACAGGAAAAAGCCAGGACATCAAGGATTATACATTGGAAAGATTCACAGATACAATCCTCAAACTGAAGAGATCCATATTTTGCTAAGGGACAATCTCATCCACATACCTGAAAAGGGCGATGGCATACTAATTGAAACAAACCCTAATTTGGAAAATGACAATAATCGAAATAATTCAGAAAATAGCTCTAAAGACAATAAAAGATCAAAAACAAAACAGGATAAAAGAGCTAAAAGGAAAGAAAAAAGAACCAGAAAGGAAATTAATCGGAATAATCAAGATAATCAAGGAAATCAAAATAATGGATTCATTCAAACCTATGGATTTGACATTTCTTCAAAACCAGTCTTAAAGGACTCAAAAGACAAGCATTGGAGAAAAAGGGAAAAGGATAAGGATATTGAAGGAAAACTTCTTGTCATTAAAAGGGTCAGAGAGAATAGGAGACTAAATTTCCCACTTCCAAAAGGTTCAAAGGTTTATCTAACCAAGAAAAACTCACTTTTGAATGAAGTGAAAGATCTTCACCATAAGAAGGAGAACCACTACATAAAGAAATCATTGCTTGAACTTTACTTTAGAATAGACAGCGATAATTATCCTCATTTAAAGGGTAATTTGAAATTGGATAACGGTCATGTAATCACCTTAAAGATCAAAGGGGAAAATCCTTGGGAAGAAGCAATCAAAAAGCCAATATCCAATGAGACAATCAAGAAGCAATTGCTGAAGATTGGGGACTTGCCTTATTACATTGAAAAGATTACAATAAACAACAATAAGAGCTTATTCAGCCCAATAAGCGAAATCAATGAGCTTAGAAGAAGATTCTTCAATGAGCTTGAAGAGGAAATCATAAATAGCTACAAGCCAAAAGAAGAAGATGTGAAAATTGCTGAAGAAAACATCAATAGCTTAAATGAGAACTTAAGAAAAAGAATTGATTTGAAATCAAAAGTCGAAAACTCAGTTGAGGACTATAAATTATCAGCATATATCAATAGCTTGGAAATCCTGAAAGGACTAAACAAAGAGAAAGAATCTGTTTTTGATAGAATCTATTTGGAAATTCCTCCAAACAAGGACTTTGAAGAAATCAGCCAAGATATCATTGAAAACAAATCCCTTCAGGAACATGAACTGAACATAAGTTATTGTGTCAATTTCCTGAAAGAATCCCTTGAAATTTCAAAAGATCAGAATTATAAATTAATTTGGAAACTTCCAGACATTGCACACAAGCAGTCTAAGGAATCTATAATCAAGATTATGGGAATCCTTAAAAAGATGAATCTGCACATTGACATAATGACCAGTTTAATTGGATTGGACGATTCATTAAAAGACAAGTTTGATGTGGAACTTTATGGAAATTACCCAATTAATGCATATAATATAGAAACCGTATTGGAGTTGAATAATTACAAGGCATTATCCATATCTCCTGAAATATATAAGGAAAACATTAAGGATTTAATGGAAGATTACTATAAGGAACTGTCAAAAGACACTGCACTTCCAGAATTGGAACTCTTGGTTCATGGAAATATTGAATCAATGATAACAAGGAAGGAACTTGTTTCCAAAAAGCAATTGAAACTCATAAGCAAATACAATCAAAAGCAAAGAAAGCTGAATAAGAATTTCAAGGAAAGCGAATATTACATTGATTCAAATGAATACTATCTTAAAAACAGAAGAGACCAGTATTATCCGATAAAAACCAATTTGAATGAGGACCATATAATCATATTGAACTGCGAAGAGCTTTGCTTGATTGATGAGATTGATTACTTGAAATCAATAGGAATCTCAAGCTTTTCAATAGATGCAAGATGGAAATCCTTGAACTACATCAATGATATTGGAAAAGTCTATAGGGACATTGTTGATAGTGAAAATAATATTAATGAATCTAAAAAGATCATTGATAAGCATTGCCCTGATTTGACAAAAGCAAATTTTGAAAAAGGATTGAAATGA